The Mucilaginibacter sp. PAMB04168 genome contains the following window.
TGAATCTGTTTCGGTTACTGCAACCGGGTTTTTACCGGTTAAGGTCATAACGCTGTTCAGCAGGCGGTCATTGTTATTTTTCCAAACCCAGCGGTAAACCAGGTTTTTGAACGGGTCATAAGCCGAAAGCGTTAGCGCATCATAGCTTTTCCAATCCGCGGGCAGGGGCACCTGCAGTTCACCTGCAGCTACCGGTGCAACTGAAGGACCATTTAACGTACCTTTTTTGCGTGTTATATAACCACCATCATTTTCATTAGGCTTACGATAATCAATTAATTCCCAACTGTAGGTACACTGATTAAGATTAGTGAAATGGAATCGGTTCTCTACCGGTATACTGCCATTAAAATTGGCAGGAAGCGTTTTCATGGTGATATGCACCGGTGAGAATATCTCACGCAGGGCAAAAAAGCTGCCTTCCTTTTCACGGTGCGGCCCAAGCACACCATCGGGCGCGTTTACACCATTTACGTCGATGATGCCGTTTTGGTCTGTACGCACGATGCCTTCATCAACCAGGGCCCAGATGAAACCACCGCCCGAGCGTTTCGATTTCCAGTGCAGGTCCCAGAAATCAGACATGCTGGTAGCAGCGCCACCATCATCCTGTGCATGCAAAAACTCAGTAGGCATATAAATGTTGGTGTCGGCCAATATGTTTTTGGTGCTGTAGTAATCTTCGTAGTGGTTACAATCAATGCCATTGTAAGCATTGCCCGGGCGGTGATGCGGGTGTATAACCGGGCGTTTCGAAAAATCGTATTGTGTAAAGTACTGATCGAGCTCTTTGTTAGTACCACCCTCATTACCGTTATCCCAAAATATGATAGACGGGTGGTTCAAATCGCGCAGCACCATTTCTTTTACCAACTTTTTACCAGCGGCCGTGCTGTAATACTTTTGCCAGCCGGCCAGTTCATCCAGCACATATAAACCTAAAGAGTCACATATCTCCAGGAACTTCTTATCGGGCGGGTAATGCGACATGCGTACGGCGTTCATGTTCATTTCCTTCATCAGCTTCACGTCCATCAGCTGTATATCGTCGTTCAGGGTCCTGCCTGTTTCGGGCCACCAACTATGGCGGTTAATACCCTTCATTTTAATGTTGACTCCGTTGAGGTAAATGCCATCACCCTTGCGTATCTCAATAGTACGGAAACCAAATTTCTCAGTAGTTTGATGAATAACACTACCACCCGATTTAAGCGCTACGTTTACCTTGTACAGGTTAGGCGTTTCTGATGTCCACAACAAGGGATTATTTACACGGGTTGCTATATTTACCACCGTATCTGTTGCTTTTACATTGGCAGTAATGCTTTTTACCAGTTTGCCTTTTAAATCGGTTATCTGGGCAACCACCTGTAGGGCTTGCTTTAAGTGCTCGGGGTAAACCTGCATTTTAAAATCGCCGTTCGCTTTGGCATCTACTGCTACTTGTGCTATGTGCTGTTTAGGATAAGCAGCCAGGTAAACGGGGCGAAAGATGCCGCCAAAAATCCAGTAATCGGCCAAACGCTCCGCATTGTTTACCGATGCATCGGCCGACATTTTACTTACTCTGGCTTCCAGCAAATTGCTGCTGCCAAATTTCAGTTTGTTGCTGATGTTATATTTAAACTCATAAAAAGCGCCCTGATGTTTTTCGCCGGCTGCCTTGCCATTGATTTTAACTTCGGTATCGGTCATCGAACCCTCAAAAACCAGGTACACATCCATATTAGCCCAAGCCTGCGGCACCTGAAAATTGAGCTTATAGATACCCTGCTCATCGGCAAAGCGGAAGTTTTTGCCGTAGGTTTTATAATCGCGGCCATAATTGTAACTGCCAAAGCCTTGTTGCTCCCAGCAGGACGGCACGGCAATTTTGGTCCAGTAACCGCTTTTGCGTCCACCGGTGCAATAAAAATCCCATTGTACATTAGTGCGGTTATCTTTACCCGAAAGATATTTGATTTGCCGGGTGCCCGGTGCCGGAGCAGCCGCCTGCGTACGGATGCTTAAAATACCCAACAGCAAAGCAAAGACAAGTTTTAATCGCGAAAAGGAAACAAAGTAAGTGTTGATCATCATAGGCTAATTATCATTCAACAATGATTAAAATCACATCCGCATTGGTTGTGGTTTCATTATACTTTTTTAGCCAAAGCACGGCCAGCAATTATGCAGTAATTCAGACATTTTTGAGTTACAGCACAAAGCCTTTTTGCGGGCTAAAAACGGCATTATTGTATTATTATGGTTTTTAACTGGTTTTGGGGCTCAATGTACTCACTCGGCTACTTTCATCTATCCTGAACCATCATGTTTTTGTAAGCAAACTTATGTAATATCTTAGCATTTGATTAATAACAACTGCGGCATGATGCCACAGGATGGTTAGTTAAAAATGGATATATAGGTTAGCGTTGCCAATTTAATTTTTCGCCTGGTAAGCTACCAATTACAAAACTACCTATTTTGCATGATGAGTTACTTTTCTTTGTCTATTGTTAAAGTTGCCTTATGGCTTGGCTTACCTGCGTTTTTAAGCAACCAGGCAAGCCGGCAATTTGTAACACCCACCGATACCCTTATCAAGTCAAATGGCAACCCCATCATCAAACATAAATATACGGCCGACCCGGGCGCTATGGTTTATAAGGAGAAGGTTT
Protein-coding sequences here:
- a CDS encoding glycoside hydrolase family 2 TIM barrel-domain containing protein → MMINTYFVSFSRLKLVFALLLGILSIRTQAAAPAPGTRQIKYLSGKDNRTNVQWDFYCTGGRKSGYWTKIAVPSCWEQQGFGSYNYGRDYKTYGKNFRFADEQGIYKLNFQVPQAWANMDVYLVFEGSMTDTEVKINGKAAGEKHQGAFYEFKYNISNKLKFGSSNLLEARVSKMSADASVNNAERLADYWIFGGIFRPVYLAAYPKQHIAQVAVDAKANGDFKMQVYPEHLKQALQVVAQITDLKGKLVKSITANVKATDTVVNIATRVNNPLLWTSETPNLYKVNVALKSGGSVIHQTTEKFGFRTIEIRKGDGIYLNGVNIKMKGINRHSWWPETGRTLNDDIQLMDVKLMKEMNMNAVRMSHYPPDKKFLEICDSLGLYVLDELAGWQKYYSTAAGKKLVKEMVLRDLNHPSIIFWDNGNEGGTNKELDQYFTQYDFSKRPVIHPHHRPGNAYNGIDCNHYEDYYSTKNILADTNIYMPTEFLHAQDDGGAATSMSDFWDLHWKSKRSGGGFIWALVDEGIVRTDQNGIIDVNGVNAPDGVLGPHREKEGSFFALREIFSPVHITMKTLPANFNGSIPVENRFHFTNLNQCTYSWELIDYRKPNENDGGYITRKKGTLNGPSVAPVAAGELQVPLPADWKSYDALTLSAYDPFKNLVYRWVWKNNNDRLLNSVMTLTGKNPVAVTETDSTLQLKSGAIALTFNTRNGQIRSLTGNSGDPLNFGGGPALVSGTATFKDIKHRQEADGELVEVSYTGDLKYARWKMFNSGWVSLDYEYNLPQGDYPYAGITFNYPENYVLGAKWLGKGPYRVWKNRLQGVADDVWINAYNNTQTGSAPWIFPEFKGYFADITWMELNTVQGKFLIAAKEPNLYVRLFDFYGLSGIKPAPALPSGNLSFLDAIPPMGTKLALGVDMNTPKLGPNGELNHLNGTAKRTLYFYFGLLEQAGKGQQNFTRPVKDELFDTTPSPAPAKSGKGQ